In the bacterium genome, one interval contains:
- a CDS encoding glycoside hydrolase family 130 protein, which yields MLKILSERPLPDIPWQERPADCAGPLWRFSGNPVLERNPIACAPRIYNSAVVPFEGSFIGVFRADHRDFMPHLHLGRSRDGFHWQIDPGTIDFRNAAGDPVPENYSYDPRVVLIEDTYYISWCTDFHGPTIGLASTKDFCSFTRLENAFLPFNRNGVLFPRRVNGSYLLLSRPSDQGHTPFGDIFLSQSPDLCHWGRHRHVMAADGGWWEDSKIGAGPAPIETELGWLLLYHGVANTCNGLVYSVGGAILDRDDPSRVLWRCNEYLLTPETIYETVGLVPNVLFPCAALCDSESGRLALYYGAADTVTALAFGRVDEIVEYIRSHAR from the coding sequence ATGCTTAAAATTCTGAGTGAAAGGCCCTTACCCGACATTCCCTGGCAGGAGCGGCCCGCCGACTGCGCCGGCCCGTTGTGGCGCTTTAGCGGCAACCCGGTGCTGGAGCGCAATCCCATCGCCTGCGCCCCGCGTATCTACAACAGCGCGGTGGTGCCGTTCGAGGGCTCTTTCATCGGCGTTTTCCGGGCCGATCACCGCGATTTCATGCCGCACCTGCACCTGGGCCGCAGCCGGGATGGCTTTCACTGGCAGATCGACCCCGGGACGATAGATTTCCGTAACGCGGCGGGCGACCCCGTGCCCGAGAACTACTCCTACGACCCGCGCGTGGTGCTGATCGAGGACACCTATTACATAAGCTGGTGCACCGATTTCCACGGCCCCACGATCGGGCTGGCGAGCACGAAGGATTTCTGCTCGTTCACCCGCCTGGAGAACGCTTTCCTGCCCTTCAACCGCAACGGAGTGCTGTTCCCGCGGCGCGTCAACGGCAGCTACCTGCTGCTCAGCCGTCCGAGCGACCAGGGCCACACCCCGTTCGGCGATATCTTCCTGAGCCAGAGCCCCGACCTCTGCCACTGGGGCCGCCACCGTCACGTGATGGCCGCGGACGGCGGCTGGTGGGAGGACTCCAAGATCGGGGCCGGCCCGGCGCCCATCGAGACCGAGCTGGGCTGGCTGCTACTCTACCACGGGGTGGCCAACACCTGCAACGGGCTGGTCTACAGCGTGGGCGGGGCGATCCTGGACCGGGATGACCCCTCGCGCGTGCTCTGGCGCTGCAACGAATACCTTCTGACCCCCGAGACCATCTACGAGACGGTCGGGCTCGTGCCCAACGTGCTGTTCCCCTGCGCCGCGCTCTGCGACAGCGAGAGCGGACGGCTGGCCCTGTATTATGGGGCCGCGGACACGGTGACCGCCCTGGCTTTCGGCCGGGTGGACGAGATAGTGGAGTACATCCGCAGCCACGCGCGCTGA
- a CDS encoding exo-alpha-sialidase produces MALDSIYAPLRVGTPPENAFQGLVRLPDGELRHYGFRGPQRAPTEHYYILSRDNGLSWDTVGVTLSPEAGTNENSPPPARSPWSGAWVRLESGARGTWALRSEEGVDGRYSREKVLDGSYDMLRQPLFLRSRQRMLVTAGRTEVSEGREILLGCVLYSDDDGRSWQAVDVPTGPVHQGLPPHRKPRWQNYAIEPTVTELADGRLWMLLRTSMDNLYESFSTDCGASWSAPAPSRFYATCTMPTFFRLRDGRLLLFWCNTTPLPEQDRSADTSISPEQRDGRWEDVFTNRDAIHAAISEDDGANWVGFRELYLDPLRNAADFATRDGIEVSLDRSVHQSQAVELPGGKVLLALGQHPLVRALLIFDPAWLYGRERADSFAAGLEGWSTFKYVDGIRGHCAEDRDPGPALVAHPDRPGQRALAIRHPRDPRLVCDLDGAVWNFPAGLSGTFTTRIHLNAGGSGGRISLIDRWFNPTDSLAWHDAMYSLAFDGAGRVEGRNLLIPGRWHELSFAWSDSRTDSCRVSLDGAELEPALPLVRPSVNGISYVQFQGALQPDEPGFLVGSVRARTGR; encoded by the coding sequence ATGGCGCTCGACAGCATTTACGCCCCGTTGCGTGTGGGCACGCCGCCGGAGAACGCGTTCCAGGGCCTGGTGCGGCTGCCGGACGGAGAGCTGAGGCACTACGGTTTCCGGGGGCCGCAGAGAGCACCCACTGAGCATTATTATATCCTCAGCCGGGACAACGGCCTGAGCTGGGATACTGTCGGCGTGACACTGAGCCCGGAGGCGGGCACGAACGAAAACAGCCCGCCACCGGCGCGGAGCCCCTGGAGCGGGGCCTGGGTCCGCCTGGAAAGCGGTGCGCGTGGCACCTGGGCGCTGCGCAGCGAGGAGGGTGTTGACGGGCGTTACAGCCGTGAGAAAGTGCTCGACGGCAGCTATGACATGCTGCGCCAGCCGCTGTTCCTGCGCAGCCGTCAGCGGATGCTGGTGACTGCCGGACGCACCGAGGTGAGCGAAGGGCGCGAGATACTGCTGGGTTGTGTGCTGTACTCGGATGACGATGGCCGGAGCTGGCAGGCGGTGGATGTCCCGACCGGTCCGGTGCATCAGGGTCTGCCACCTCACCGGAAGCCCCGCTGGCAGAACTACGCCATCGAGCCCACCGTTACCGAACTGGCGGATGGCCGTCTGTGGATGCTGTTGCGCACCTCGATGGACAACCTCTACGAGTCGTTCTCCACCGACTGCGGGGCGAGCTGGAGCGCTCCGGCCCCTTCGCGTTTCTACGCCACCTGCACCATGCCCACCTTTTTCCGTCTGCGGGATGGCCGTCTGCTGCTGTTCTGGTGCAACACCACACCCCTGCCGGAGCAGGACCGCTCGGCCGATACGAGTATCAGCCCGGAGCAACGGGACGGGCGCTGGGAGGATGTGTTCACCAACCGGGATGCGATCCACGCGGCGATTTCGGAGGATGACGGGGCGAACTGGGTGGGTTTCCGTGAATTGTACCTCGACCCGCTGCGCAATGCGGCCGATTTTGCCACCCGCGACGGGATCGAGGTCTCGCTCGACCGGAGCGTGCACCAGTCGCAGGCCGTGGAACTGCCGGGCGGCAAGGTCCTGCTGGCCCTGGGACAGCATCCCCTGGTGCGGGCGCTGCTCATCTTCGACCCGGCCTGGCTGTACGGGCGCGAGCGCGCGGACAGTTTCGCCGCGGGCCTGGAGGGCTGGTCGACTTTCAAGTACGTGGACGGCATCCGAGGCCACTGCGCCGAGGACCGCGACCCCGGGCCGGCGCTGGTCGCGCACCCGGACCGTCCCGGGCAGCGCGCGCTTGCCATCCGCCACCCGCGCGACCCGCGCCTGGTCTGCGACCTGGACGGGGCGGTGTGGAATTTCCCGGCCGGACTGAGCGGCACTTTCACGACCCGTATCCACCTGAATGCGGGCGGCTCCGGCGGGAGGATCAGCCTGATCGACCGCTGGTTCAACCCCACGGACAGCCTGGCTTGGCATGACGCCATGTACTCGCTGGCGTTCGACGGGGCCGGGCGGGTGGAGGGCCGCAACCTTCTCATCCCTGGGCGTTGGCACGAGCTGAGTTTCGCCTGGAGCGATTCGCGCACCGATTCCTGCCGGGTCAGCCTGGACGGCGCGGAGCTGGAACCCGCGCTGCCGCTTGTCCGGCCCTCGGTCAACGGGATCAGCTACGTGCAGTTCCAGGGCGCACTCCAGCCGGATGAACCGGGGTTCCTGGTCGGGAGCGTGAGGGCGCGCACCGGGCGCTGA
- a CDS encoding EamA family transporter — protein sequence MHVSPAGQEKLRATLGGLAAAVLWSSAVAAGRRLTELFGGLGAVALIHAVAAVMSLAYLALSPSARKAVLSGSRRYLLGCGALFVVYVLCFYRALDAAAGREQVLVVGIINYLWPAFSLLLSVPILGQRTSLPALLAASLVALLGVALALGAGGTLSAGVLAAALRGGWAAYIPALAAAILWGLYNNLSRRWGGGDGSGAVPLFILATAILLSPNLVLLPHDAVWNVRAVALLLFVALCPTFLAYFLWDRAERRGHHSTVNALAYGIPVASTLLTGWLLDLRVPSLTWAGCALVILGAAFSRLVILDKESLAQVGGKPGLGEIIRLNLGFLRRQSKARPNG from the coding sequence TTGCACGTATCCCCTGCGGGACAGGAGAAGCTTCGCGCCACCTTGGGAGGCTTGGCCGCCGCGGTGCTCTGGAGCAGCGCCGTGGCCGCGGGCCGCCGCCTGACCGAGCTGTTCGGCGGCCTGGGCGCGGTGGCCCTGATCCATGCCGTGGCCGCGGTGATGAGCCTGGCCTACCTGGCCTTGTCTCCCAGCGCCAGGAAAGCGGTCCTGTCCGGTTCCAGGCGCTACCTTCTGGGCTGCGGCGCGCTTTTTGTCGTTTACGTGCTCTGCTTTTACCGGGCGTTGGATGCGGCCGCCGGACGAGAACAGGTGCTGGTGGTGGGGATTATCAACTACCTCTGGCCGGCTTTTTCGCTGCTGCTCTCCGTGCCGATCCTCGGCCAGCGGACCAGCCTGCCCGCCCTGCTGGCGGCGAGCCTGGTGGCCCTCCTCGGGGTGGCCCTGGCCCTGGGCGCGGGAGGGACGCTTTCGGCCGGTGTGTTGGCAGCGGCCCTGCGTGGGGGCTGGGCGGCCTATATCCCGGCGCTGGCTGCGGCGATTCTCTGGGGACTCTACAACAACCTGAGCCGACGCTGGGGCGGCGGTGACGGAAGCGGGGCGGTGCCGCTGTTTATCCTGGCCACCGCCATCCTGCTCAGCCCGAACCTGGTCCTGCTACCGCACGATGCCGTCTGGAACGTCCGGGCCGTGGCCCTTCTGCTGTTTGTCGCCCTGTGCCCGACTTTCCTGGCCTATTTCCTCTGGGACCGGGCCGAGCGGCGCGGCCACCACAGCACGGTGAACGCACTGGCCTACGGCATCCCGGTGGCCTCGACCCTGCTGACCGGCTGGCTGCTCGACCTGCGGGTGCCGTCGCTCACCTGGGCCGGTTGCGCTCTGGTGATCCTGGGCGCGGCGTTCTCGCGGCTGGTTATACTGGATAAAGAAAGTCTGGCTCAAGTCGGCGGCAAGCCCGGTCTGGGCGAGATAATAAGGTTGAACCTCGGTTTTCTGCGGCGCCAGTCGAAAGCCCGCCCCAACGGCTGA
- a CDS encoding aldo/keto reductase has translation MDDKESRAGSQISRREFLTGAMGAAALGTTLACSGPGAGKTPRLLPRRPLGRTGLDVSILGMGGGSALGMVKDYQQRLALVELARSRGVNLFDSSANYGPDSEGCFGEALETHRKEVYYSTKYEKMHGHDQVMKDVEESLKRLRTDYLDIAHVHALKAMEDVDTMFSSGCLDTLVKLKEQGVVRNIGVTSHNHPPALAEALRRFQFDVVLAGANASKVPFLFEFDPQSPTSFEDLTLPLANQQGIGVIAFKITGQRRLIRKGGETDKAPALELIRYGLSLPVHGILLGMNDPVHVNTACDLALDFTPMSAEEKRRLNESLAPSANQLTLHYLCPDYVDDGGPREHLA, from the coding sequence ATGGATGACAAAGAAAGCCGGGCCGGCTCCCAGATTTCCCGGCGCGAGTTCCTGACTGGCGCCATGGGAGCGGCGGCGCTTGGCACGACCCTGGCCTGCTCGGGGCCGGGCGCCGGGAAAACACCGCGTCTGTTGCCGCGACGCCCGCTCGGGCGCACCGGGCTCGATGTCTCGATCCTCGGCATGGGGGGCGGCAGCGCCCTGGGTATGGTCAAGGATTACCAGCAGCGCCTGGCCCTGGTCGAACTGGCCCGCAGCCGCGGGGTCAACCTGTTCGATTCCAGCGCCAACTACGGCCCGGACAGCGAGGGTTGTTTCGGCGAGGCCCTCGAGACGCACCGCAAAGAGGTCTATTACAGCACCAAGTACGAGAAAATGCACGGCCACGACCAGGTGATGAAGGATGTGGAGGAGTCGCTCAAGCGCCTGCGCACCGACTACCTCGACATCGCCCATGTCCATGCGCTCAAGGCCATGGAAGATGTGGACACCATGTTCAGCTCGGGTTGCCTCGACACCCTGGTCAAGCTGAAAGAGCAGGGGGTGGTCCGCAACATCGGGGTGACCAGCCACAACCACCCTCCAGCTCTGGCCGAGGCGCTGCGGCGCTTTCAGTTCGATGTCGTTCTGGCCGGGGCCAACGCCAGCAAGGTGCCGTTCCTGTTCGAGTTCGACCCGCAGTCGCCCACCAGCTTCGAGGACCTGACACTGCCCCTGGCCAACCAGCAGGGGATCGGGGTGATCGCTTTCAAGATCACCGGCCAGCGCCGTCTGATACGCAAGGGGGGCGAGACCGACAAAGCCCCGGCCCTGGAGCTGATCCGCTACGGGCTTAGCCTGCCGGTCCACGGCATCCTGCTGGGCATGAACGACCCCGTGCACGTGAACACGGCCTGTGACCTGGCGCTCGATTTCACCCCCATGAGCGCGGAGGAGAAGCGTCGTCTGAACGAAAGCCTGGCTCCCAGCGCCAACCAGCTCACCCTTCACTACCTGTGCCCAGACTACGTGGATGACGGCGGGCCACGCGAGCACCTGGCCTGA
- a CDS encoding T9SS type A sorting domain-containing protein has translation MSQRISLSSSLALCLLMGLGVPLQAQITGNGYALMMREVFSFSCLNCHDSAKPINSRNGAPAGVNFDTYTLAYVSATRANTRVQAGTMPPLTGGLDAARKAVFQTWVDAGVPLGEIVVFPQLQAEVLEHSCMGCHSVSKSGSDRNGAPADANFDTYELFLGLAVRANSAVQEGGMPPGFSGITLSAEQKAMFQDWVNLDLPSGRRILFPALNDSVYKSKCNSCHDSKKSGVDRRGAPTSINFDTYASAKASFAVGNNLIQAGTHPSSSVGITAAQKKLSFDWIYSGTPDTDTRPACDVDGDGTAGVRDLVRLLLRVRDNSFDPAFDFNGDGSLSLGDALTLLVLERKGGCRESGPALAGVPEARVAGLSAEQLAWLESVRDRLGLSAEEAVDYSLALYGAAPAGALPRAFSLSQNSPNPFNPATTISYTVPEGQASVRVRIDIFDSAGHLVRTLVDTERAPGTHSVFWDGLGREGRPAASGVYFYRLSAGEINLTRKMVLLK, from the coding sequence ATGTCTCAGCGGATTTCGTTGTCATCGTCGCTCGCACTCTGTCTGCTCATGGGTTTGGGAGTTCCGCTGCAAGCCCAGATCACCGGCAACGGTTACGCCCTGATGATGCGCGAGGTGTTCAGTTTCAGTTGCCTGAACTGCCACGACAGCGCCAAGCCGATCAACTCGCGTAACGGCGCCCCGGCCGGAGTCAATTTCGACACCTACACCCTGGCTTATGTCAGCGCCACCCGGGCCAACACGCGGGTCCAGGCCGGAACCATGCCGCCCCTCACGGGTGGGCTGGATGCGGCGCGCAAAGCCGTTTTCCAGACCTGGGTCGATGCCGGAGTGCCGCTGGGCGAGATAGTTGTTTTCCCGCAGCTTCAGGCCGAGGTGCTGGAGCACTCCTGCATGGGCTGCCACAGCGTGAGCAAGTCCGGCTCCGACCGCAACGGCGCTCCGGCCGACGCGAATTTCGACACCTACGAGCTGTTTCTCGGCCTGGCGGTGCGGGCCAACAGCGCGGTCCAGGAGGGCGGCATGCCCCCGGGCTTCTCCGGCATCACCCTCAGCGCCGAGCAGAAAGCCATGTTCCAGGACTGGGTGAACCTCGACCTTCCCTCGGGACGGAGGATACTGTTCCCGGCGCTCAATGATTCGGTCTATAAATCCAAGTGCAACTCCTGCCATGACAGCAAAAAAAGTGGCGTCGACCGCCGCGGCGCGCCCACGAGCATCAATTTCGACACCTATGCTTCGGCCAAGGCCTCTTTTGCCGTGGGGAACAACCTGATCCAGGCCGGCACGCATCCCTCCTCGTCCGTGGGGATAACCGCCGCGCAGAAAAAGCTGTCCTTCGACTGGATCTACTCCGGGACGCCGGATACCGACACCCGTCCGGCCTGCGACGTGGACGGTGACGGGACGGCGGGAGTGCGCGACCTCGTGCGGCTGCTGCTGCGCGTACGCGACAACTCTTTCGACCCGGCCTTTGATTTCAACGGCGACGGCAGCCTGAGTCTGGGAGACGCCCTGACGCTGCTGGTCCTGGAACGCAAGGGCGGCTGCCGCGAATCAGGCCCCGCGCTGGCCGGAGTTCCGGAGGCCCGTGTCGCCGGCCTGAGCGCCGAGCAGCTTGCCTGGCTCGAATCTGTCAGGGACCGGCTCGGCCTGAGCGCCGAGGAAGCGGTGGACTACAGCCTGGCCCTCTACGGCGCCGCGCCCGCCGGAGCGCTGCCCCGTGCTTTCAGCCTGTCGCAGAACAGCCCCAACCCGTTCAACCCGGCCACCACGATCTCGTACACCGTGCCGGAGGGACAGGCGTCCGTGCGGGTGAGGATTGACATTTTCGACAGCGCCGGGCATCTTGTACGCACGCTGGTGGACACCGAACGCGCGCCCGGCACGCACAGCGTGTTCTGGGACGGCCTCGGCCGGGAGGGAAGACCGGCGGCCAGTGGAGTGTATTTCTACCGTCTGAGCGCCGGGGAAATCAACCTGACGCGCAAGATGGTGCTGCTGAAATAG